CGAAAAAAGTCGTAATCATTATGGAACATGTTAACCGAAATGGAGATTCAAAAATTTTAAAAGAGTGCTCTTTACCGCTGACAGGTAAGGGTGTAGTAAATCGTATTATTACAGATCGAGCTGTTATCGATGTTACGGATGATGGACTTGTTTTAAAAGAAGTTTTAGGTGACTTTACATTTGAAGATATTCAATCAGTAACAGGAGCACCGTTAAAGAATGAACTTAATTAAATAAATGGTTATAAAAAGCGAGCATGTGATTGCTCGCTTTTTACTGTTAATGGGAAGTATGAAACAGTTTTTTTTGTGTAAAGTAAAAGTGCACCTACGGACACTCTCCTACAACCTCAATTTCTGCTTCATATATGGTATATCGTCTTTTTCTATTTTGCGCTATACGGTATCTTGGATAAATTAGATGAACATGAATGAAGTAGCATGGGTTACGTAAATGGATGGTACTGGGAAGGAGCGCCACTATGAGTGAATTCTGTAGCTCACGAGTAGAAGGTGAAAGACTTAAACTTTAGGATATGTGATGGTGATAGTGTTGACTTCCATTGCGTTTGAAGAGAAAAAAAGACCAACGAGTAGCAATCACCTCTGGAGTAATCGACATATTTTAGCGTTTTTCTTTCATTCATTAATGATGACGAATCTAAGATCGGCAAGATTTTATTAGCAAAACTTGCTAGAAAATATTTAGTTTTATTTTTACATAGATCTTGGAGAATGACATAATACTATGCTTACAACAGAACAGGAGGTGATAAACATGGCAAACAACAATAGTTCAAACCAATTAGTAGTACCTGGAGTACAACAAGCGTTAGATCAAATGAAGTATGAGATTGCGCAAGAGTTTGGTGTAGAGCTTGGCCCAGATTCAACATCTCGTGCTAACGGTTCAGTTGGTGGTGAGATCACTAAGCGTCTTGTTCAAATGGCTGAGCAACAATTCAGTGGTCAACAACAATAATGAAAATGAATACATGGCTGTAAGGGGATGGACAAGCTCCATCTCCTTTTTCATTGAATGAGTATGGGCGATTCTTCTAGGGTAAGAGAGTAGTGAGGTGAAATGATTTTATCATTTATTTAAAAGTAGGTGAGTGAAGGTGGAAAACTCAATGTGTCCTGTTTGTAATGGGTATACAGAATTGAAGGTGAATTGTTCGAATTGTTACGCTCGTTTAACAGATAAAGGAAGAATGGCAGAGTACTATGACGATTATAGTGCGTATGAATCTATAGATTTAATGAAATTAGAAAATGGCATTAAGGATGATTATCGTTCAAATAAGTGTGCTCATTATTTATTTTGTGAGCAATGTGAACAAACAACGACTTATCTTGTTGCAGAAGTAAATAAAGAGCCCCTCTGATGAGAAGGGACTCTAAAAGGAACACAAAGTATATAAATATATAGAACATGTTCAATAAGGATTGTTCAAGAGTATGTTCTTGCCCTTACTGAACATGTTCGTATAGGGGGAACTAACGTAATCTTGATTCTGTTTCAGGGTCAAAGAAGTGAGCTTTGTTCATGTCAAATGCTACCTTCATTGTATCGCCGCCTTGAACATCTGTACGAGAGTCAACTCGAGCAATGAAGTCTTGACCTTCTACTTTAGAGTATAGGAATGTTTCTGCACCCATAAGTTCAGCGACGTCAATTTTTGCTTCGATTTGAGAGTTCTCAGCAGCATCTAAGAATACTGGCTCATCATGAATATCTTCAGGACGAACTCCTAAGATGATTTCTTTGTTATTGTATTTTTCAATAGTTTTCATTTTCCCTTCAGGAACTTTAATGCTTAAGTCACCAATTTGGAAGTAACCGTCTACTAATTTTCCAGTTAAGAAGTTCATGGATGGTGACCCGATGAAACCACCAACGAAGACGTTTTCTGGATAGTCGTAAATATCTTTTGGACGTCCCACTTGCTGAACAAGTCCGTCTTTCATAACAACAATACGTGTCGCCATTGTCATTGCTTCTGTTTGGTCGTGTGTAACGTAAATTGTTGTTGTTTGTAGACGTTGGTGAAGCTTTGTAATTTCTGCACGCATTTGTACACGTAATTTAGCATCTAAGTTAGATAGTGGCTCATCCATTAAGAATACTTTTGGATTACGTACAATCGCACGTCCTAGTGCAACACGTTGACGCTGACCACCAGACATTGCTTTTGGCTTACGATCAAGCATTTCTGTTAAGCCAAGAATTTTTGCGGCATCACGAACACGCTTGTCGATATCTTCTTTTTTGAACTTACGAAGCTTTAATCCGAATGCCATGTTTTCATATACGTTCATGTGTGGGTAAAGTGCGTAGTTTTGGAAAACCATCGCGATGTCTCGGTCTTTAGGTGCAACATCGTTTACTATGTTGTCTCCAATGTAAAGTTCACCTTTTGAAATATCTTCAAGTCCAGCAACCATACGAAGTGTTGTAGATTTACCACAACCAGATGGACCGACGAAAACGATAAATTCTTTATCTTCAATATCTAAGTTGAAATCTGTAACTGCTTGTACATCACCTTCATAGATTTTGTACAAATTCTTAAAAGTAATATCAGCCATGTAATTACCTCCAATTAATAAAATCATAATAATTAATTTCTATATTTAGTCTATCTTGAAAGGGTTTACAAAGCTATTGTAAGCGTGCACAAAAATCCACGAAATGTTTTGTGCAATATGCAAACGACCACAAGTTTTTACATACACAGAACCTTAAACCCATATATCCCCAGGTAACCGTAGCCTGAGGATATATGGGTATGTACAGTTTGGGGAGGTTTAAAAGGATTATAGATATTAATTTTCTCTTGTTTCGTTTTGGATCATAATTAAGATGAAGTAAACTGCGATGGCGTTAGGGAACCGCTTAATGTCAATAGATGTCTTTTCAATGAATTTATCTACGCGGTATTGTAAGGAATTTCTGTGCATGAACATTTTCTTGGCTGCAAGGGTAGTATTCATATTACACTCTAAATATGTTTTTATGCTATTTAATAATTCATGATCCTGTTTGACAGGGTGTAGTAACATGGACAAATGTTGTTTTGTATGATCAGTTAAATCACCAACGATAAAATGAGGAATTACCTCTTGTTCAACGAATGATTTTTTAGTTGGTGAGGTTTGATGAGCGTAAGCAAATGCTTCTTCTTCCCATTTAAAACGAGTGCGCAATAAATGGTGGTCAGGAATTGGTGAACCTGTATACAGTACTAACTGAACAAAAAAGTCTGATGTAATTGTATCGATGATCGATTCTTGATTGTTCTCTGTTTCATCGAATTCTTCATCGATTTTTTGCAGTAAGATTGCTTCTGAGTTGTTCTTCCATAAAAGTAGCTCAGTAGAAGGGTACAAGTTAAGCATCGCTTCTTCAAATTCATCTTGATCTGCAAGCTTCCCTTTAAGACGAAAGTGAATCAGCCTGTATGGGAAGGAAAGCTGATGGAGTGTCTGCTCATCAATTTCTTCATTGTTAAATAAATATGATGATAATTTTTCATGAAGCGGTGTTTGATGTTTTTGACGTTTCGGTTCATCAAATAACATTTGTAATAGGTGAATTTCATCAGAAGATAATTTTGTCTTATCTAAAGAAATAGACTCTCCACTTTCATCTTGTAAAACAAGTCTCGATGCAGGGGAGGCCTTTGCGTTTTTTTCGAAAATCGCATGAGTAAAGTTCTTTTTTAATTTGTTTAACATAAATTGAAACTCCTTTAAAAATCAACTCATTAACAGAATGAAATAGGTATGTATGTTGATTGACAGTTGATTTTCGTCTGTTATTGAACCATTATAAAGCAAACGAAATATACAAGCTACTTATCGCGTTTGAGACATATAAAAAGACGCCATGTTTAATATAGGCGCCTTCATCGATTTACTCTTCTTTTTGGTTTTTCTGTGCTACATAAGGTGCATCCTCTTTATAAAACTCCTGAGCTTGTTCGA
The Bacillus shivajii DNA segment above includes these coding regions:
- a CDS encoding alpha/beta-type small acid-soluble spore protein codes for the protein MANNNSSNQLVVPGVQQALDQMKYEIAQEFGVELGPDSTSRANGSVGGEITKRLVQMAEQQFSGQQQ
- a CDS encoding ABC transporter ATP-binding protein, yielding MADITFKNLYKIYEGDVQAVTDFNLDIEDKEFIVFVGPSGCGKSTTLRMVAGLEDISKGELYIGDNIVNDVAPKDRDIAMVFQNYALYPHMNVYENMAFGLKLRKFKKEDIDKRVRDAAKILGLTEMLDRKPKAMSGGQRQRVALGRAIVRNPKVFLMDEPLSNLDAKLRVQMRAEITKLHQRLQTTTIYVTHDQTEAMTMATRIVVMKDGLVQQVGRPKDIYDYPENVFVGGFIGSPSMNFLTGKLVDGYFQIGDLSIKVPEGKMKTIEKYNNKEIILGVRPEDIHDEPVFLDAAENSQIEAKIDVAELMGAETFLYSKVEGQDFIARVDSRTDVQGGDTMKVAFDMNKAHFFDPETESRLR
- a CDS encoding PucR family transcriptional regulator — its product is MLNKLKKNFTHAIFEKNAKASPASRLVLQDESGESISLDKTKLSSDEIHLLQMLFDEPKRQKHQTPLHEKLSSYLFNNEEIDEQTLHQLSFPYRLIHFRLKGKLADQDEFEEAMLNLYPSTELLLWKNNSEAILLQKIDEEFDETENNQESIIDTITSDFFVQLVLYTGSPIPDHHLLRTRFKWEEEAFAYAHQTSPTKKSFVEQEVIPHFIVGDLTDHTKQHLSMLLHPVKQDHELLNSIKTYLECNMNTTLAAKKMFMHRNSLQYRVDKFIEKTSIDIKRFPNAIAVYFILIMIQNETREN